A single region of the Pelobates fuscus isolate aPelFus1 chromosome 4, aPelFus1.pri, whole genome shotgun sequence genome encodes:
- the ZNF706 gene encoding zinc finger protein 706 yields the protein MARGHQKIQSQQKNAKKQAEAKKKQGHDQKAAAKAALVFTCLVCRTQMPDPKTFKQHFESKHPKVPLPPELVGVEA from the exons ATGGCTCGAGGACATCAGAAGATTCAATcacaacaaaaaaatgcaaagaaacaGGCAGAAGCAAAGAAGAAACAAGGACATGATCAGAAGGCAGCAGCCAAAGCTGCCCTAGTTTTCACCTGTTTGGTCTGTAGG actCAGATGCCAGACCCAAAAACATTTAAACAGCACTTTGAGAGCAAGCATCCGAAGGTTCCCCTCCCACCAGAGCTGGTTGGTGTGGAGGCGTAA